One part of the Sorangiineae bacterium MSr11954 genome encodes these proteins:
- the hutH gene encoding histidine ammonia-lyase, with product MSAVLVGKPFSLQDLEDVALRGRAVEFDPGARAKVIASRAAIDRIAEGGDRSPRVYGVNTGFGALSETRIGAADIRALQRNLVRSHATGTGPDLSIAEVRGMMLLRAQVLAIGHSGVRPILVEQLLAMLNAGVHPRIPSQGSVGASGDLAPLAHLALAMIGEGEASVEASVRAGANPHAGYRPVHISGGDALRMVGIAPVELEAKEGLSLINGTQFMASLGTMMLLEAERLCTVSDIAGAMSLEALKGTSRPFDPRLQAARPHPGQEQTASNLRALLTESEIMESHRDCGKVQDAYSLRCMPQVHGATRDALGWVRTVLEREVNSVTDNPSVFLDASGDKTGEMDIISGGNFHGQPLALALDLAAMAVAELANISERRVEQLVNPAFSTGLTPFLAPGSGLHSGFMIAQVASASLVSENKVLCHPASVDSIPSSAGKEDHVSMGSISARKLREVVANVRNAVAIEVMTAAAGLDQRKPLAPSKGVRAAYAKVRELVAPLTEDRPLYKDIAAVSALIASGELTRAVEAEIGALR from the coding sequence ATGTCCGCCGTCCTCGTTGGCAAGCCGTTTTCTCTTCAGGATCTCGAAGATGTAGCCCTCCGCGGTCGCGCCGTGGAATTCGATCCGGGCGCCCGCGCCAAGGTGATCGCCTCCCGCGCGGCCATCGACCGCATCGCCGAAGGCGGCGATCGGTCGCCCCGCGTCTACGGGGTCAACACCGGCTTCGGCGCGCTCAGCGAGACGCGCATCGGGGCCGCCGACATCCGCGCGCTCCAGCGCAACCTCGTCCGCTCCCACGCCACCGGCACCGGCCCCGATCTGTCGATCGCCGAGGTGCGCGGGATGATGCTTCTGCGCGCGCAGGTGTTGGCCATCGGCCACTCGGGGGTGCGCCCGATTTTGGTCGAGCAGCTCCTGGCGATGCTCAACGCGGGGGTGCACCCGCGCATCCCGTCGCAAGGGTCGGTCGGGGCATCGGGCGATCTCGCGCCGCTGGCCCACCTGGCGCTGGCCATGATCGGGGAGGGCGAAGCGTCGGTCGAGGCCTCGGTGCGCGCCGGCGCCAATCCGCACGCGGGGTATCGACCCGTCCACATTTCCGGTGGCGATGCGCTGCGGATGGTGGGGATCGCTCCGGTGGAGCTGGAGGCGAAGGAGGGTCTTTCCCTCATCAACGGCACGCAGTTCATGGCGTCGCTCGGGACGATGATGCTGCTCGAGGCGGAGCGTCTCTGCACGGTGTCGGACATCGCGGGGGCGATGAGCCTGGAGGCGCTGAAGGGAACGAGCCGTCCCTTCGATCCGCGTCTGCAAGCGGCCCGTCCGCACCCGGGGCAGGAGCAAACGGCGTCGAACCTGCGGGCGCTCTTGACCGAGAGCGAGATCATGGAGAGCCATCGCGACTGCGGCAAAGTGCAGGACGCCTACAGCCTGCGATGTATGCCGCAGGTCCATGGCGCGACGCGCGATGCGCTCGGGTGGGTGCGCACGGTGCTCGAGCGCGAGGTGAACAGCGTGACGGACAATCCGAGCGTGTTCCTCGATGCGAGCGGTGACAAAACGGGAGAGATGGACATCATCAGCGGGGGGAACTTCCACGGGCAGCCGCTGGCCTTGGCGCTGGACTTGGCGGCCATGGCGGTGGCGGAGCTGGCGAACATCAGCGAGCGGCGGGTGGAGCAGCTGGTCAATCCGGCGTTTTCGACGGGCCTCACGCCGTTTTTGGCGCCCGGGAGCGGGCTGCACTCGGGGTTCATGATCGCGCAGGTGGCGTCGGCGTCGCTGGTGAGCGAAAACAAGGTGCTTTGCCACCCGGCGAGCGTGGACTCGATCCCGTCGTCGGCGGGCAAAGAGGACCATGTGAGCATGGGGAGCATCAGCGCGCGCAAGCTTCGGGAGGTCGTCGCCAACGTGCGGAACGCCGTTGCGATCGAGGTGATGACGGCGGCAGCGGGGCTGGATCAGCGCAAGCCGCTCGCGCCGAGCAAGGGCGTTCGCGCGGCCTACGCGAAGGTTCGGGAGCTGGTGGCGCCGCTGACCGAGGACAGGCCGCTTTACAAGGATATCGCGGCGGTGTCGGCGTTGATTGCGTCCGGGGAGCTTACCCGTGCGGTCGAGGCCGAAATCGGCGCGTTGCGCTGA
- a CDS encoding NAD(P)-binding domain-containing protein gives MMTDGDAELYRGWGGELVASCYDEGTGAFMFICVHSTVRGPAAGGIRLKAYDSPGDGLRDGMRLSRAMSLKMAICGAPLGGGKAVIALDSARGDVSTGQRGPLLERFAALLASLKGTYYGAPDMNTGPADMDFIHARSPYVFCRTEERGGSGSTTQHTALGVFCSILASAEFAFGSRSLAGKSVVVQGVGEVGAALVGRLVRAGARVTISDVAEDRVAKLAAEFGVASVAPEAAAATDCDIFAPCATGGVLNARSIPELRCAVVAGAANNQLATPEDDARLHERGILYAPDFVASAGGVLHGVGLELWRWSEAQVDRAVEQLGDTLLEVFAKARAERIGTHAAAEKLARAKLAVPRA, from the coding sequence ATGATGACGGACGGGGATGCGGAGCTGTATCGGGGGTGGGGCGGTGAGCTCGTGGCGTCGTGTTACGACGAGGGCACGGGGGCGTTCATGTTCATTTGTGTCCATTCGACGGTGAGGGGGCCGGCGGCCGGGGGGATTCGGCTGAAGGCTTATGATTCGCCGGGGGATGGCTTGCGGGATGGGATGCGGCTGTCGCGTGCCATGTCGCTCAAGATGGCGATTTGTGGTGCGCCGTTGGGCGGTGGGAAGGCGGTGATCGCGCTCGATTCGGCGCGGGGTGATGTGTCGACGGGCCAGCGCGGGCCGCTGTTGGAGCGGTTTGCGGCGTTGCTCGCTTCGTTGAAGGGCACGTATTACGGGGCGCCGGATATGAATACGGGTCCGGCGGATATGGACTTCATTCACGCGCGGAGTCCGTATGTGTTTTGCCGCACGGAGGAGCGCGGCGGGTCGGGTAGTACGACGCAGCACACGGCGTTGGGTGTATTTTGCAGCATTCTGGCGAGCGCGGAGTTCGCGTTTGGATCGCGGAGTTTGGCGGGGAAATCGGTCGTGGTTCAAGGTGTGGGCGAGGTCGGTGCCGCGTTGGTCGGGAGGTTGGTGAGGGCGGGGGCGCGCGTGACCATCAGTGATGTCGCGGAGGACCGGGTCGCGAAGCTCGCTGCGGAGTTCGGGGTCGCCTCGGTCGCGCCGGAGGCGGCGGCGGCAACGGATTGCGATATCTTCGCGCCGTGCGCCACGGGCGGCGTGCTCAATGCGCGCAGCATTCCCGAGTTGCGATGCGCCGTGGTCGCGGGTGCCGCCAACAATCAACTCGCGACACCCGAGGATGACGCGCGCTTGCATGAGCGCGGCATTCTGTACGCGCCGGACTTCGTCGCCAGCGCCGGCGGCGTGCTGCACGGCGTGGGGCTCGAGCTTTGGCGCTGGAGCGAAGCCCAAGTCGATCGCGCCGTGGAGCAATTGGGCGATACCTTGCTGGAGGTGTTTGCGAAGGCCCGCGCCGAACGAATTGGAACGCACGCGGCGGCCGAGAAGCTGGCGCGCGCCAAGTTGGCCGTTCCGCGCGCGTGA
- a CDS encoding D-cysteine desulfhydrase family protein, protein MRARIPLIHGPTPIVRSKALSSMLGVELYIKRDDTTGGAEAGNKLRKLEFLLGDAIDRRATCVITCGGTQSNHARATAIAAAGLGLRCILFLRMGDAEGRPEHIGNMLLDRLVGAEIRPTTAQEYRDRTRIMTDAAHALEDAGERPYLIQEGGSNGLGALGYVEAMRETRLQLDHGIAGGGIAFDVIAHACGSGGTAAGTVLGAGESDVAAQVWSFAVSDNRHHFEQIIARIIDEARALDPSLTREARLVVDDGAKGPAYAVMSEEQRAFLVRVARTSGILLDPSYTGKAMFGLAQAVARGAIPRGARVLFLHTGGLPGLLAQGPNFEGVL, encoded by the coding sequence GTGAGAGCCCGCATCCCGCTGATCCACGGCCCCACGCCCATCGTGCGCTCGAAGGCGCTCTCGTCGATGCTCGGGGTCGAGCTCTACATCAAACGCGACGACACCACCGGCGGGGCCGAAGCCGGCAACAAGCTGCGCAAGCTCGAGTTCCTCCTGGGCGACGCCATCGACCGAAGGGCCACCTGCGTCATCACCTGCGGCGGCACCCAGTCGAACCACGCGCGCGCCACCGCCATCGCCGCCGCGGGCTTGGGCCTGCGCTGCATCCTCTTCTTGCGCATGGGCGACGCCGAAGGCCGCCCCGAGCACATCGGCAACATGCTGCTCGATCGCCTGGTCGGCGCCGAGATTCGGCCGACCACGGCCCAAGAGTACCGCGATCGCACGCGCATCATGACCGACGCCGCGCATGCCCTCGAGGACGCGGGCGAGCGCCCCTACTTGATTCAAGAGGGCGGCTCGAATGGCCTGGGCGCCCTCGGCTATGTGGAGGCCATGCGCGAGACGCGCTTGCAGCTCGATCATGGCATCGCCGGCGGCGGGATCGCCTTCGACGTGATCGCGCACGCGTGCGGCTCGGGAGGAACGGCGGCCGGCACCGTGCTGGGCGCGGGCGAGTCGGACGTGGCCGCGCAGGTGTGGTCCTTTGCCGTCAGCGACAACCGCCACCACTTCGAGCAAATCATCGCCCGGATCATCGACGAGGCGCGCGCGCTCGACCCCAGCTTGACCCGCGAGGCGCGCCTGGTGGTCGACGACGGCGCCAAGGGCCCGGCCTACGCCGTCATGAGCGAAGAGCAGCGCGCCTTTTTGGTGCGCGTGGCCCGGACGAGCGGCATCTTGCTCGACCCTTCGTACACCGGCAAGGCCATGTTCGGCCTCGCGCAAGCGGTCGCGCGCGGCGCCATCCCCCGCGGCGCACGGGTGCTGTTCCTCCACACGGGCGGCTTGCCCGGTCTTCTGGCGCAAGGCCCGAACTTCGAGGGCGTTCTTTGA
- a CDS encoding CPBP family intramembrane metalloprotease produces the protein MKPLAQVAKTLGSGLALQAGILLVGVYFQKNAVGAAAIQAAITEFGAGRIGVMWSDPHAPAPSSSAIARRALRGAAFAAALAVVLLVVALLARAASLHMAPQLGILALVNGLLVATLVAVRDELLLRGVILHALRGTLTRAAQLVICGLVAAAASWGSQGGAPLETVLAGLLGVGYAALWMKDRGAWMAWGAHATFHYLMATVTHGAVFDVRIAQGSWAQALW, from the coding sequence ATGAAGCCCCTCGCGCAGGTGGCGAAGACGCTGGGGTCGGGCCTCGCGCTCCAAGCAGGCATCCTGCTCGTGGGGGTGTACTTCCAGAAGAACGCCGTCGGCGCCGCGGCCATTCAGGCGGCGATCACGGAGTTTGGGGCGGGTCGCATCGGCGTCATGTGGTCCGATCCGCATGCCCCCGCCCCGAGCAGCAGCGCCATTGCCCGGCGCGCGCTTCGCGGCGCGGCGTTTGCCGCGGCCCTGGCGGTGGTTCTCTTGGTCGTCGCGCTCCTCGCGCGCGCGGCCTCGCTTCACATGGCGCCGCAACTCGGCATCCTCGCCTTGGTGAACGGCCTGCTCGTGGCGACCTTGGTGGCCGTGCGCGACGAGTTGCTCTTGCGGGGGGTGATCCTGCATGCGCTTCGCGGCACGCTCACCCGCGCGGCTCAGCTCGTCATATGTGGCTTGGTTGCCGCGGCGGCATCGTGGGGCTCCCAGGGCGGCGCGCCGCTCGAGACGGTGTTGGCGGGCTTGCTCGGCGTGGGGTATGCGGCGTTGTGGATGAAGGACCGGGGCGCATGGATGGCCTGGGGGGCCCATGCCACGTTTCATTATCTGATGGCCACCGTAACGCACGGCGCCGTTTTCGATGTTCGCATCGCACAAGGAAGCTGGGCGCAGGCACTCTGGTAA